CATCCTCAAACGAATAGCATGACTTACAATGCTGGCCGCGCCCCATGTCACTTGACAGGACCGACGCGCAGTGGAAGATCACGCGCAGCTTCGCCCGCTTCGCGCTGCAGGTGCCGGTCTCGGCGATGATGAGCGAGAGTGCCTCCATCCCGGTCTCGTCGGGGCGGACGCGGGACATCAGCCTGGGCGGCCTGGGCGCTTTCCTGGAGCCTCCGGTCGCGGTCGGGCAGAGGTTGTGGGTGGAGTTCCGCTTGCCACCGGCGTCGGCCGCCATGCGCATCTTGGGCAAGGTGCAACACGACTACGGCGGGCGCTTCGGCTTTCAATTCCTGAACATCACCCCGGAGCAGCAGGACGAGATCCGCCAAGCCTGCCAGGGCCTGGCGAACGTGTAGCGATTTCGCAGGCGTCGCAGGCTCTGCTAGGCTTGCGGACATGAAACCTGCTGTCAGCGAGCCTCGCTATCTGTTCTCCGAAGAAGACGCGGCCCGGCGCAGCCCGATCGCCAAACAGTTCCTGGAGACCCGGCGCAAGCTGAACCTGATCGTCAACGCCGCTGATAACAACCTGGTCAAGCGCTACTACAACCTGGACCACAACACCTACCTGGAGGGCGCGGTCCCGGCCAAGTTCAAGGAGCTGATGGGGCTGGTGGTCTCGGCGGGACTGCGCTGCGACGACTGCATCCACTACCACGTCATCCAGTCGTTCCGGCTGGGTGCGACCCGTAACGAGCAGGAGGAGGC
The window above is part of the Terriglobales bacterium genome. Proteins encoded here:
- a CDS encoding carboxymuconolactone decarboxylase family protein, which produces MKPAVSEPRYLFSEEDAARRSPIAKQFLETRRKLNLIVNAADNNLVKRYYNLDHNTYLEGAVPAKFKELMGLVVSAGLRCDDCIHYHVIQSFRLGATRNEQEEALNVALVVGGSIVIPHLRRAYALLAELYEAA
- a CDS encoding PilZ domain-containing protein codes for the protein MSLDRTDAQWKITRSFARFALQVPVSAMMSESASIPVSSGRTRDISLGGLGAFLEPPVAVGQRLWVEFRLPPASAAMRILGKVQHDYGGRFGFQFLNITPEQQDEIRQACQGLANV